The Ictidomys tridecemlineatus isolate mIctTri1 chromosome 6, mIctTri1.hap1, whole genome shotgun sequence genome includes a region encoding these proteins:
- the Arf3 gene encoding ADP-ribosylation factor 3 → MGNIFGNLLKSLIGKKEMRILMVGLDAAGKTTILYKLKLGEIVTTIPTIGFNVETVEYKNISFTVWDVGGQDKIRPLWRHYFQNTQGLIFVVDSNDRERVNEAREELMRMLAEDELRDAVLLVFANKQDLPNAMNAAEITDKLGLHSLRHRNWYIQATCATSGDGLYEGLDWLANQLKNKK, encoded by the exons ATGGGCAATATCTTTGGAAACCTTCTGAAGAGCCTGATTGGGAAGAAGGAGATGCGCATCCTGATGGTGGGCCTGGATGCTGCAGGGAAGACTACTATACTGTACAAGCTAAAACTGGGGGAGATTGTCACCACCATTCCTACCATTG GGTTCAATGTGGAAACAGTAGAGTATAAGAACATCAGCTTCACAGTGTGGGATGTAGGTGGCCAGGACAAGATTCGGCCTCTCTGGAGACACTACTTCCAGAACACTCAAG GCTTGATATTCGTGGTTGACAGTAATGATCGGGAGCGAGTGAATGAGGCCCGGGAAGAGTTGATGAGGATGCTGGCAGAGGATGAGCTCCGAGATGCTGTGCTCCTTGTCTTTGCGAATAAACAG GATCTACCGAATGCTATGAATGCTGCTGAGATCACAGACAAGCTGGGCCTACATTCCCTGCGCCATCGCAACTGGTACATTCAGGCTACCTGTGCTACCAGCGGGGACGGGCTGTATGAAGGCCTGGACTGGCTGGCCAATCAGCTCAAAAACAAGAAGTGA